The Daucus carota subsp. sativus chromosome 9, DH1 v3.0, whole genome shotgun sequence genome window below encodes:
- the LOC108201725 gene encoding mitogen-activated protein kinase kinase kinase 20, with protein MASRWVPTKFLGRGSYGCVFRAEFASPSLAYACNVPRTVAVKSVSERLLWSLALEKSVLCDLGGCKEIVRCFEDEDFQSTNEDGTSCYNIVLEYADGGTLQQVIESRGWIPEYEASWYALMLLKGLSRVHGKGYVHCDMKPSNVLVFNIPRDEFKGVVKCNLKLADFGLAKKGGEMSLGAGEEYKHRGTLLYSSPESVVFGVHEAAMDIWAVGCIVLELLLGEGGLWKKCIDEDAQCLAEMIANYEDDRLILLVPELDHLSENGKDFVRRCLTKRVEDRWTADELLSHPFITCNQRLVRQFEARYSYQNLMKYQQDTLLSRAIFGPFMGVF; from the coding sequence ATGGCCTCCAGATGGGTTCCAACTAAGTTTCTTGGACGAGGGTCTTATGGCTGCGTGTTTCGGGCTGAATTTGCATCACCGTCTCTGGCTTATGCTTGTAATGTACCCCGGACAGTGGCTGTGAAATCGGTTTCTGAGAGGTTATTGTGGTCTTTGGCGTTGGAGAAATCGGTGTTGTGTGATCTTGGAGGGTGTAAAGAGATTGTTCGTTGCTTCGAGGACGAGGATTTTCAGAGTACTAATGAGGATGGTACGAGTTGTTATAATATTGTACTGGAGTATGCGGATGGAGGGACGTTACAGCAGGTGATTGAGTCGAGGGGATGGATACCTGAGTACGAGGCTAGTTGGTACGCGTTGATGTTGCTTAAGGGTCTCTCGCGTGTGCATGGGAAAGGGTACGTTCATTGTGACATGAAGCCGAGTAATGTTCTTGTTTTTAATATTCCTCGGGATGAGTTTAAGGGTGTGGTTAAGTGTAATCTGAAATTAGCGGATTTTGGATTGGCCAAGAAGGGGGGAGAGATGAGTTTGGGGGCAGGGGAGGAGTACAAGCACAGGGGAACGTTGCTTTATAGTTCCCCGGAGTCTGTGGTCTTTGGAGTGCATGAAGCAGCCATGGATATATGGGCTGTTGGTTGTATTGTTCTGGAATTGCTTTTGGGGGAGGGCGGGTTATGGAAAAAATGCATTGATGAAGATGCACAATGTTTGGCAGAGATGATTGCGAATTATGAGGATGACAGGCTGATTTTGTTGGTGCCTGAGCTTGATCATTTGTCGGAGAATGGAAAGGATTTTGTGAGAAGATGTTTGACAAAGAGGGTCGAAGATAGGTGGACTGCAGATGAACTTTTGAGCCACCCCTTCATTACGTGCAACCAGAGGCTGGTGAGGCAGTTTGAGGCCAGATATTCCTACCAGAATTTGATGAAGTATCAACAGGATACACTACTCAGTCGTGCAATATTCGGACCATTCATGGGAGTATTTTAG
- the LOC108200664 gene encoding metalloendoproteinase 5-MMP, which yields MNHNILNLLSLFILTLSTLPSSSLSLPSLPSLPHFFPNISSIPHSNLSAAWDSFHALAGCHSGDQKPGLAKLKQYFHSFGYLTISNFSDNFDDSLEAAIKTYQLNFNLNSTGELDDSTLTQILQPRCGVADIVNGTTTMKSNSNVTKRRNLGVVKHYSFFSGSPRWGGKKSELTFAFLPENRLDESVKAVFATAFDRWAEVTPLTFRETASYSQADIKIGFYSRDHGDGEPFDGVLGTLGHAFSPPSGHLHLDGDENWVINGEILRSPAEDAVDLESVVVHEIGHLLGLGHSSVESAIMFPSISSGVRRVELAGDDIEGVQALYGSGPGYSGSPNPTLEESDTNGAGIIARSFFMGSLSLSFGILLMNVL from the coding sequence ATGAATCACAACATTCTAAATCTCCTATCACTTTTCATACTCACACTCTCAACATTACCctcatcatctctctctctcccatctCTCCCATCTCTCCCACATTTCTTCCCCAACATCTCCTCCATCCCCCACTCCAACCTCTCCGCCGCATGGGACTCCTTCCACGCCCTCGCCGGCTGCCACTCCGGCGACCAAAAACCCGGCCTTGCCAAACTCAAACAGTACTTCCACTCTTTCGGTTACTTGACTATTTCAAATTTCTCCGATAACTTCGATGATTCACTTGAGGCCGCTATCAAAACCTACCAGCTCAACTTCAATTTGAACTCCACCGGAGAACTCGACGATTCGACATTAACTCAAATTCTTCAGCCGAGATGCGGCGTCGCCGATATAGTCAACGGCACGACGACGATGAAGTCAAACTCGAATGTGACGAAACGAAGGAACTTAGGAGTCGTTAAGCATTACTCGTTCTTCTCCGGATCGCCGCGGTGGGGAGGGAAGAAGAGTGAGCTGACGTTCGCGTTTTTGCCGGAGAATCGGTTAGATGAGTCGGTGAAGGCGGTGTTCGCGACGGCGTTTGACCGGTGGGCGGAGGTGACGCCGTTGACTTTTCGCGAAACGGCGTCGTATTCTCAGGCGGATATCAAGATAGGGTTCTACAGCCGTGACCACGGCGATGGGGAGCCCTTTGACGGCGTTTTGGGGACGTTGGGGCACGCGTTTTCGCCGCCGAGTGGGCACTTGCATTTGGACGGCGACGAGAATTGGGTCATCAACGGCGAGATTCTCCGGTCGCCGGCGGAGGACGCGGTGGATCTGGAGTCGGTGGTGGTGCATGAGATTGGACATTTGTTAGGGTTAGGTCATTCTTCGGTGGAGAGTGCGATTATGTTTCCGTCGATTTCGTCGGGAGTCCGGCGAGTTGAGCTCGCCGGCGATGACATAGAGGGGGTTCAGGCGTTGTATGGGTCGGGTCCGGGTTATAGCGGGTCACCGAATCCGACCCTGGAGGAGAGCGATACCAATGGTGCAGGTATTATTGCTAGGTCATTCTTTATGGGATCGTTAAGCTTGAGCTTTGGCATTTTATTAATGAATGTTCTGTAA
- the LOC108202555 gene encoding uncharacterized protein LOC108202555 isoform X1, which translates to MELHLKLSKFKLQLGALISSLKQSREKERYASEQYNLLLQRQNETEEKYSRKLNELQAELAASNDLRQKLETKLNYLQNDNELLDNKQKELQGTINRLLQSKENFVKVYEDSTFEMKQTIIHKDNTISALTEKIRLHMSLFSSIEKEASSVKHIVDNAQQVLREKEELGMCFVAGLKIKVERATMLGTEFMDKISTLNANLRSNEDELRRKNKIIQDLESQLEAANFSDKGPAAEEELKESILAKEDIIQSLISEKKALHLELSSLQVVIKKIQGFIRHMDEESKKAFSSMMANGECIADRVEEKDRSEQAMESTRENFPHLSDPPQSTQPESTMNILNISFAEAKENYRTSVNQLDSECSTTQPQTS; encoded by the exons ATGGAGCTCCACCTCAAATTGTCAAAATTCAAATTGCAACTTGGAGCCCTAATCTCATCGCTCAAACAATCCAga GAAAAGGAACGCTATGCGTCGGAGCAATACAATCTCTTACTTCAG AGGCAAAATGAAACCGAAGAAAAATACAGCAGAAAATTGAATGAGTTGCAAGCTGAATTAGCTGCATCAAATGATCtccgtcaaaaactcgaaacaAAG TTGAATTACCTTCAGAATGACAACGAGTTGCTTGATAACAAGCAAAAGGAGTTACAAGGAACTATTAATAGATTGCTTCAATCAAAGGAAAATTTTGTTAAAGTTTACGAG GACTCTACCTTCGAAATGAAACAAACAATCATCCATAAAGATAATACTATTTCTGCTCTTACGGAGAAGATACGATTACACATGTCACTGTTTTCCTCAATAGAAAAGGAGGCTTCATCTGTCAAGCATATTGTGGATAATGCGCAACAGGTTCTCCGGGAAAAAGAGGAATTAGGCATGTGTTTTG TTGCTGGTTTGAAGATCAAAGTAGAGAGGGCTACTATGCTGGGAACTGAATTTATGG ACAAGATCAGCACACTAAATGCTAACCTGAGAAGTAATGAGGATGAGCTTAGAAGAAAGAACAAGATAATACAGGACCTGGAATCACAATTGGAGGCAGCTAATTTCAGTGACAAAGGTCCAGCAGCAGAGGAAGAG CTTAAGGAATCTATATTGGCAAAGGAAGACATTATACAAAGTCTAATCTCGGAGAAAAAG GCATTGCATCTCGAATTAAGCAGTTTACAAGTTGTCATTAAGAAAATTCAAGGCTTCATCAGACATATGGATGAAGAG AGTAAAAAGGCATTCTCCTCGATGATGGCTAATGGAGAATGTATTGCTGATAGAGTAGAGGAAAAAGACAG GAGCGAACAGGCAATGGAAAGCACTAGAGAAAACTTTCCTCATCTTTCTGATCCTCCACAGTCTACCCAACCTGAATCCACTATGAATATTCTGAACATCTCTTTTGCTGAAGCAAAG GAAAACTACAGAACATCAGTAAACCAGCTAGATTCAGAGTGCTCAACAACACAACCGCAAACATCATAA
- the LOC108202555 gene encoding uncharacterized protein LOC108202555 isoform X2, translated as MELHLKLSKFKLQLGALISSLKQSREKERYASEQYNLLLQRQNETEEKYSRKLNELQAELAASNDLRQKLETKLNYLQNDNELLDNKQKELQGTINRLLQSKENFVKVYEDSTFEMKQTIIHKDNTISALTEKIRLHMSLFSSIEKEASSVKHIVDNAQQVLREKEELVAGLKIKVERATMLGTEFMDKISTLNANLRSNEDELRRKNKIIQDLESQLEAANFSDKGPAAEEELKESILAKEDIIQSLISEKKALHLELSSLQVVIKKIQGFIRHMDEESKKAFSSMMANGECIADRVEEKDRSEQAMESTRENFPHLSDPPQSTQPESTMNILNISFAEAKENYRTSVNQLDSECSTTQPQTS; from the exons ATGGAGCTCCACCTCAAATTGTCAAAATTCAAATTGCAACTTGGAGCCCTAATCTCATCGCTCAAACAATCCAga GAAAAGGAACGCTATGCGTCGGAGCAATACAATCTCTTACTTCAG AGGCAAAATGAAACCGAAGAAAAATACAGCAGAAAATTGAATGAGTTGCAAGCTGAATTAGCTGCATCAAATGATCtccgtcaaaaactcgaaacaAAG TTGAATTACCTTCAGAATGACAACGAGTTGCTTGATAACAAGCAAAAGGAGTTACAAGGAACTATTAATAGATTGCTTCAATCAAAGGAAAATTTTGTTAAAGTTTACGAG GACTCTACCTTCGAAATGAAACAAACAATCATCCATAAAGATAATACTATTTCTGCTCTTACGGAGAAGATACGATTACACATGTCACTGTTTTCCTCAATAGAAAAGGAGGCTTCATCTGTCAAGCATATTGTGGATAATGCGCAACAGGTTCTCCGGGAAAAAGAGGAATTAG TTGCTGGTTTGAAGATCAAAGTAGAGAGGGCTACTATGCTGGGAACTGAATTTATGG ACAAGATCAGCACACTAAATGCTAACCTGAGAAGTAATGAGGATGAGCTTAGAAGAAAGAACAAGATAATACAGGACCTGGAATCACAATTGGAGGCAGCTAATTTCAGTGACAAAGGTCCAGCAGCAGAGGAAGAG CTTAAGGAATCTATATTGGCAAAGGAAGACATTATACAAAGTCTAATCTCGGAGAAAAAG GCATTGCATCTCGAATTAAGCAGTTTACAAGTTGTCATTAAGAAAATTCAAGGCTTCATCAGACATATGGATGAAGAG AGTAAAAAGGCATTCTCCTCGATGATGGCTAATGGAGAATGTATTGCTGATAGAGTAGAGGAAAAAGACAG GAGCGAACAGGCAATGGAAAGCACTAGAGAAAACTTTCCTCATCTTTCTGATCCTCCACAGTCTACCCAACCTGAATCCACTATGAATATTCTGAACATCTCTTTTGCTGAAGCAAAG GAAAACTACAGAACATCAGTAAACCAGCTAGATTCAGAGTGCTCAACAACACAACCGCAAACATCATAA